A stretch of DNA from Lycium ferocissimum isolate CSIRO_LF1 chromosome 4, AGI_CSIRO_Lferr_CH_V1, whole genome shotgun sequence:
CATAATGAATCTTTATGTCACGTTATTGAGAACGTCGTTTCAAGAAAATACGCCGCCTGAATCCTTTTACCAAGACAAACTAATAAAAAGTCTAGGACCCAAAGTGATCTtagaggaaaaaatgaaaaatcaaaaggtTCTGAGACGAAAATGATCCAATCTTACCATAATACCTAATGAATAACCAAATTCcaattaaaatgaaaatccTTAGAGTAAATTAATGCAATTTAGGAGGAATCATTTAGAGGACATCAATTCAAATTCAGTAAAGCAAAGTCATAGTAAATTACAACAATTTTTCTAAAGTATAtttatgaatttcatatttCGGTATGTGAAAAGAGGTACAAATATCTTCATATGTGTATCATTATTCTATATTCTAGCTAACTCCTATTTTATAGTTGTAGTGTAGCTACTTATTACCTCGGAGCTTTAAGTgttttaatcatattttattaaccAAAGAGATTCGACTTTGTGCTATAGTTAGTTCACCACCAATCAAAAATTCCTGAACTCTTGATGAGACTTCATCAGATAATCATACAAGAAGGAACTAgatgatttttctttgaaatcAAAGGATATTGAAATAGCGCAGTCCTCCTTCTCCAAAGACTATCAATTTATTATTGgacttttatttagtataaattaaaaaatactcCGAGAGAAGGAGAATGTATGGTAGAAAAAAGGAAGTGATTATATTTATCTGAAAGATAAATGAGTAAATATAAGGAGAGATAGtttgataaatatgatttttttttaaaatatattttatttttaaaaaaaaaaaaaactgctccTAATTCTTCAAAGAAGCGgaaacttattttttctttgcAACAAAAGAGTTtactcaaatattttttttcttggtcaaacacctcaaatcttcaaacaaatatatatatttttttgaaacaaaataagtccttttagcatgttttttttaaaaaaaaattgtccattTAGCTTCCGATGAAGCTTAACAAAAAGAATGCTTTCGTCTACTAGATACACTCTTAAGTTTAGAAGAGAATGAGTTAACATGGACGCTAATATGATTTGTAAACAAGTTTGgggtttcttttcttcttcctctcccTTTTATAATAAGTATTCTTACTTGGTCATGGCTTTGACTTTTGGATGTGACCAACAAATTAGAATAATCTGCAAATCTAGCACTATTACACTATGCTTCCCAAGTATGTTCTAGGTAATCCAAAATTGTGGAGTcgttgtgcctatttttgtagAACTCTATTTTTCCCCCCATCCATTGCTTATCTGTTGCGTTTATCAAGTCCAACAGCTCCTCTAAATGCCATATGTTACTGcataaattgttttttttttttttaattttgctttgagttaataataataaatatattaatgaGTTGGTATCACGTAGTACTGAAAGTCATGTTTGGTTTTTTTATCTTGCAGAAAATAAATCACAAATACTTCTACTAATCGTGAATATAATTTCTAAATTACAAATTAAATGGTCGGAGAAAATGGACAATTTTGGCCCTGATCTTGacaatagtttcaaaaatgaaaaaaataattaaaatggaCAATtattcctttgttttttttcagCTGACTAATCTACTTTAAGTGCTGTTACACGTCTCGTTTTATAACGATCTAgctaattgaaaaataataaacttTAAAAGAAATGCAGATATTCAAGATCAATTCTCTCCTTTGTGaagattatatattttttaattgttgttggaaaaaacAAATCTTTGCTTCTAACGGTTTGGGCGTTTTGGTAATTAAGCGTCCTCCTATTATTGAAAATTCGGGTATTCTCCTAAGCTTTCGCGCTACATATGAAAATACACGTCCTGTTTTGTTTCCAATTCCATTCAATTGACTGACgcctttctatatttattatCTTTTCTTCAAAACCCCTTAATACATTTTCAATAGGTACATTCTTTGAGGAACAAACAGAATGTACCTATAATTTCCTTTGGAATTTTTCATTGCCTTTTGAGAAACAGGGGATTCTGCATTTATTCATTGAAAAACAAATGGAGGACTTTAGTGTTGAATGTTTGGATGAATTTGAAATAGAGTGGGAATATGAATTCGACGCTGCTTTGTTCTATGATTTCTGTAGGCCAGAGTCACCTTATGAGGCTGAAGAAGCCCAACGCTGGTTTGAAACTTGGGGCAACTATCCGCCTTCTCGTAAGCCATACATACATGAAGGAATTATTAATCTCTACATTCTTTGCTCTCTCTTTTtagttttccttttaatttacTTGTTTCATTGGGGGCATGTCTTGGCAGAACGATAGAGTTGCTTAGTTTGGTGATATATAAGTCACGGGTTTTAAGGCATATATAATTAGTCTCTTCATGGAATGAATGCAAGCAGAATATTTGCAGTATATGCTACTCTTCCCCGATATTCCCTACACTAGTAGGAGCACTTCATCCACGGGATAAAGAAGAAAGGGTTATAAGTTTGATGATCATGATTTTATTTTCCGTTggattttaatttgaaaaaacaaaGACACATATAACTCTTTCAATACTTTCTGGTCATTTAAGTTGAAGAAAGGCCAATTCATTAAAATACTTGGTTCTTTTATAAATACCTGGTTACTGGATTGATGGGGCGTTTACATGAGACTgctaatatatatgtatgtatagagTGGACATGGCATGGAAGTAATTAAAATTGTTGCGGTTGTGAAATAGAGAAAAGAGGATAGGTTATATAGGGAACTTTTCTTAATACGATGTTTTCGAAAATGACCTTTTAAGGAAACAAAACTAAGTTACACAACTCTGCTGAATTGTGTAAACCATCTCATTTGACAGCTTACTGTTGAATTTCGTGAACACTACTACATCGAAAGCTTACTTTATTAAAGAGAGAACTCTTGTTAAGTATTTGAAATTGTTTTCATTTATGAGTGGTGGTAGACTTAAATTCACTACCTTTCCTTCCCTTATACCTGCCAAATCTTAAAGATTATACTATTAGAGAGGGAATACCTTTCCTTTCCTTGTTTAACTTCTTGTTGTTTCAGTATTCTTTGCAATTTTGATTCGGTCTTGCTCTTCCCTTTAACTGTTTTATTTCTTGATCCGCTAAGTGGAGTTTTGGTATGGTGGTACTGTTTATAACAATCCTCACTGAAGTTGCTTTTGGAACTGAAGCTCTCATTGGAAAGTTAAACTTAGACCTGGGGAAGGACACCACAGCAAAATATTCACGTGGTCCCTCTAGGTTACGAGAAGAGCAATCCGCAAAATCAAGCAGCAATTCCTCCAATATTTACATAGGTTCTGCAGTTTCACCTTATAAACCGAAAACTGGAGGTTAGTTTACTAGCAACACCTTCTCGGATGACTTACTAGTTATATGTTTGCTAAGCTTTTTCGGATTACCCTTATTTTATTATCAGAGTCTAACTTGTGTTATTTCTACACCTTCAGAAACATTATCCATTGGTCGAATGGCTAAGGAAAGTCCAAAAGTTATGTTAAAGTCAGAGCCCAGATCTTCGAATGCCAGAGTTTCAACTTTAATGAAGCCCACTGCTAGTCATTTGGCTAAACTAAGGTATGAAAAGACATTCTAACTTCTCATCTGAAaggttttatttatttcaaggTGATGTGTGGCCAAATGGTTCTGATCTCAACTACTACAATCAAAAATATCAAGTGGGACAAGTGAGGGTTGCTTAGTTGGTAAAGCACCTTCACCCAGGACAGGTAGGTCCAGGGTTCGAGTCATGCTGGAGGGGAAGTGCGGAAACACTATAGATCCTCCAAAATGTGGTGGGAGGGGTGGAAATATCAAGCGGAAAATTACTGTAAAATTCCTCTTTAGGCTTGTGTATGTTTCTGCAGTTCCAGTCTGTTCAATTTGTTAGTCCTATTCACTTGTAGATTATTTCTCAAGCCAGATTTAGTTTGACATTACTTACTAGTATTTGgtgtttgctaagtttttcaTTCTTCAATTGTTAGGTCCCTGAAGCCACCTAGCAAGACCGATGAGAGAAGTTCATGGAACTCTTCAGTATCTTATAATGCAGCTCCTAAAAGACAAAAGCTAGAAAGTGGCTATTTGCGAAAGGTGCATGCAGTTAATTACTGTTTGTTGATACTATTTCTGTTACACTGTGCTTGCAACTGCTATATGGATTCTAAAGCTATCCTAAAACAGAAGGGAAGGAATTTCGATTcagtttatttatttcaatttaatGTTCCATCTGCCTTAACTCCGTACATAGGATTaatatttctttcctttctattCCAAGTTTAGATTAGAAGCTTTTACATCGTACTTCCTTTGTTAGGTAGATCTTTGTGGTAATGCCTTATGAGTTCTGATCTAATGACTCGAAACGGTTTCTCCAAAGGACTACATTAGTTTGCTCATTGTGAACTTGATCTACTTGAGGGAAGTGGCAGTCAGATGTAGTTATGGTCAGATACCAATGAAGCTAAAAGATTGAAATTCCTTGGATGTAcacaatatcttcactttttttcttAACTGACAACAGTAAGGTTCTGTGACATATTTATGAGGAAAAAAATTGCTGAAACACACAGTTTCTTGAGCTATAACTATTGTTTTCAAGCCTCATACAGAATAATGTCTACCTGCAGCAGACTTTCCTTTTTGGCAATAAATTCCTGACTGGTTGAAACTGTAGATAATTGTAGATACATGTCCTCAAATGAATGTTATTCCTTGAACCCCTTTTGTCACATTAATGGATCAGGAGTAGCAATTGGATAGCAAGACAAAGCATGaagtaacatataaaactttaaTGTAAGAACTTGTCGTTTCATTTTCAGTATCTGATGGTGGTTTGGTCGAACTAGTTTTGTCTGGTGTAAAAGGTCCTGGTGCAGGTGTCAGGCAGTTAGAGTGAGGTAGCTGTATATTTATTCCCTTCACATTTATGCTTGTGACAAAATTCAGCTGTTTGTGTTAGTCTGCTTTCTCTAACAGTAGAAATCTCATCATTTCTAGTAGGTGTAAGCTCTGGTACTACTTATGTTTCTCATTAGAAGCATCAAAGTTTGCTATTGCATAAGATATCCAAAAAAGCCTAACGTAAATGATTAAAGTtgctatttcatgttattgaaaGATATTAGATTAACACCTTTTGAATCTTCCGTTGCAGTTTATAGAATATTTATTCTCAAATTTCTCTAACTTGATGTGTTTCTAAATTTAAGGTCACTGTTCCTAGAGATCCCCAACTAGAAACCATGCAGAGGGCACAAAGACGaaggtatgttattgttgagtTGTATAGTGTCCcacattaaatataaaaaggtatgaaaaataatttataaaggtCTTGACTCACTCCACCAATCAACTTTTGGTTAAAAGTTATCCAAAAGGATTTATAACTTATAAGGGTATCttgatttgaaaatattaaCAGTTGAATGATCAACTTTTATTTGTACTAACAGTTTCAGGTCCAAGAATGATTCAGAGTCAAGTgaccatacaaaagacaaagGCCACCCTTCAAAATCACAGCCTTTGAACACAAAAGTTGGTAGTTTGAGATACTGTTCTCTTCCTGAACTCTATAAAATGatttaaacaacattaaattataatttactCAAAACCTTTAATCTGAGACTTGTTCTTTGTGCTTTCTCTAGATTCAGAAAGCTCCTGTATTACCTACTCATCCGAAGACCATAATGTAGGTCACTATTGCTTCATGTATTTGGAAAGGACTTATATAACTGAGTCCTTCCACAGCATTCTTATAGAGTACAGCAAATTTTGAGACAGAAGTTTTAAATGCTATATAAAAATTTGACTCTACAACAATTAATTAGTTAGTCTCATTCAGTTTCTCATGGAATTGCTTTTATATATAGAGGGTTTTAAGGAAAGACTTTTAAAAAGATATAACATAAATGATGAAATCTGAAAGCTACATAATTGATAGGGGCTAATCTCTCTCTGTTGGTTTATTGCAGTTGTCAAAAAGCCAAAATGCTGAGTCTGCTGCACATAGCACTTCTGTGGCCTTTAAAAGGTTGGACTGATTGGTTTCTGACTTCATCAAGTAATTGAATGAGAAGAATTTAGCTTATGAGTTGTACTTGGTGTATTTTTCGATTAAACTGAACTGATTATTTTAAAGGCTCACATCATCTCTTCAAAAGTATTTCCTCCGGGGAACATTGGTAATCTCATTACATTACATTAACATAcgcagtgtaatctcacaagtggagTTTGGgtagggtaggatgtacgcagaccttacccctgcctttgtgaggtagagaggttgtttccgatagttCATTCCATTTTACTTTAAGGGTTCACCAGATGGAATTACAGTCTTAAGAACACCTATGAGATTTTGATTAGAATAAATTATTGATGTTCTTTTAGAGAATCATATTTTTGCTTcagtttcttatttttttctataacaTCAAGCGAATATTACCTTTTCAGGAAAAAGAATTGGAACTTAAATTTCAAGCATCACTAAGTGTAGGGGAGGATTTAAGTGAAGGTGAGGGTGTTCCCGAACACCCtcagcaaaaaattacagtgtatatataagatatattttctgtgtttatgtatatatattaacttttgaacatcTGAGCATatgcaaaaggttagctcaagtAGTCTAGagtgttcaaaattgtctctagcATCCTAGGTTTGATTCccatcaacaacattatattttatatttagtttttgttctttttttttcgaacCCTTTGAGTGAAAATCCAGGATCCGCCACTAAGTGTCATTCCTTATATTGCATTTCTTTCTCCTTACATGGTTTGCATTCTTTCTCAGACCAAGCACTCAAAATGCTGCAAAGCAAGGTAATTCTGTGACATTGCTCAAATCAAAAGCTTTAAGATGTAATAAGGTACCATTAATATAACCATGTGatcctctcttttttcttttttctttttctttttgtgtttatggaatatgCTAATTGTGAAACCATATCATGTATTTATGCAGATTTTCCCTAGTGAAGATACTAGAATATGTGAAAACATTAGAGAAAGAACTACAATCTCAATGGTATTGCACTATCAATTTGTTTACTTTTATAGATCTTTCATTAAGTAT
This window harbors:
- the LOC132054416 gene encoding uncharacterized protein LOC132054416, whose amino-acid sequence is MEDFSVECLDEFEIEWEYEFDAALFYDFCRPESPYEAEEAQRWFETWGNYPPSPLIGKLNLDLGKDTTAKYSRGPSRLREEQSAKSSSNSSNIYIGSAVSPYKPKTGETLSIGRMAKESPKVMLKSEPRSSNARVSTLMKPTASHLAKLRSLKPPSKTDERSSWNSSVSYNAAPKRQKLESGYLRKVTVPRDPQLETMQRAQRRSFRSKNDSESSDHTKDKGHPSKSQPLNTKLSKSQNAESAAHSTSVAFKRPSTQNAAKQGNSVTLLKSKALRCNKIFPSEDTRICENIRERTTISMDSKSTVDKKLPVHPPVQLFNKLSLRSERET